The Bradyrhizobium sp. WSM471 genome includes the window GCGCTCCAGGCCCGCCTGAGCGCCGAAGGCCGGCATCTCGACGTGTTCGTTCAATTCAACACCTCGGGTGAGGTGAGCAAATACGGTTTGCCGCCCAACGAGGTAGAGGATTTTGTTCTTCGGCTGTCCGACTATCCAGCCCTTGTCCCTCGCGGCTTGATGACTCTCGCCGTCCTGAGCGGAGAGGCGGACAAGGTTCGCGAATGTTTCAAGTTGCTGCGGGGGCTTCGAGACGCACTCCGCGATAGAACATCGACGCGACTTGATCTCCTCTCAATGGGGATGACAAGCGACTTCGAGATAGCAATCGAGGAAGGTGCCGATGTCATAAGAGTTGGTCAGGCGATATTCGGACCTCGGCCGACCAAGGACGGACAGTATTGGCCCGGGCTTCCTCTCCCCACCAGCGCGCTATCCGAGTGAGGCCGCGGGACCTGCCGCGAGTTCTGTTGCGTCCGTCGCCTGCCAACAGCAGAGTGAAATCACCACACCAATGCTAGCAAGTCGCCCCGTCACGATCCGCATAACGCCCCTTGTGAGCTGACCAGGCTCGATGGCGGACCCACTCTAAGTCGACACGCCGGAGCCTCGCCGATTGCAGGCGGGCCGCCCAACGGAAAACACGGCGAATTTCTCCGCGACTAGGAACCCTAAGGTGCGCCGCGAGGTTCTTCTGCGTCAGGGCTAGGGCTTGCGAAGTTCTCTTGCATGGCTATCCAGATCGTGATGGACCATACAGGCGACAGTCGACATTGTTTTGACCAAAGCGACCTAAAGGGTCTGGCTAGGCCGAGCCGCGCTTCAACAAGCTGACAGGCCGCGGATTATCGCTGTCAACCGGACGGCGGCGGGTGATCTTAAACCCGTACGGGCATTTGATCCGACTGCAGATGAGACGCTGCTCTGTTCGCGCACACCGGGCGACGGTATTAAATTCATCAGGTCACCATAGTCTTGGAGCTTGATGAAAAATGCAGCCTAAGATCGGGTGGTGTTTCGTTCTCGAACAAACGCGGTAGCCGGCGACGTGATGCTCGCTCAGAAGATCGCGCTCGAGACCGACGAAGCCGCAGTGCTCGCGCTTGCCAACCGGTTTGTCCGAGACTGCCCGTCCTGCCCCGAGTAGTACGGCGTGCTTACTAGTCCGCTCATGGGCGGGGCCGCCGCCTGTGACAGCGGCAGCCCTAGCCACGAAGGCGCCGTTTACGCGATACATCGGCAGCTCCGCGGCTACGGGTAGCGTGCCGCTGAAATCCTTTTCGAACACGCCGGGCTTGGAGGTGTCGTAGACGGTCCTGCCAAAACCCTTCTTCTCGACTTCGACGATCCAGCTCGGCGGCGCCATGATGGCGTCGAACTGCTTGGTCTGGAGCGATGGGAACATCGTGTTGGGACCGCCGCCGGCGACCCAGTTTACCTTGTGGCCGAGACCGCGCACCTCGAACACATAGGTGCCGAACACCCAGGTGCCTGACCCCAGTGCGGTGGCGGCGACGATCGGCTTGGCGCCATCTGCGCGCTTGTAGTTCGGGAGCTTCTCGACGGAATTGATGCCGCTCTCGGTAGAGGTCCTGCCGGACCAT containing:
- a CDS encoding ABC transporter substrate-binding protein is translated as MKGYFKDEGLDSKLITSNAGTFGRQTLAAGQALFAHGDASHPLQLSARGKPCKILLATEMICSYANIMVRQDLYRERHQFRREAPELQARRWRQADRRRHRTGVRHLGVRHLCVRGARSRPQGKLGRRRRSQHDVPIAPDQAVRRHHGAAELDRRSREEGFWQDRLRHLQARRVRKGFQRHATRSRGAADVSRKRRLRG
- a CDS encoding YggS family pyridoxal phosphate-dependent enzyme — encoded protein: MSQMNSARFTDDPRSLLRANLDELEQRINRACMRARRRRSEVRVLPVSKTVPAAIIRIASELGLCEFGENKVHEAESKVRDLADLSLNWSVIGHLQTNKVKSMVKFANEFHALDTLRLAEALQARLSAEGRHLDVFVQFNTSGEVSKYGLPPNEVEDFVLRLSDYPALVPRGLMTLAVLSGEADKVRECFKLLRGLRDALRDRTSTRLDLLSMGMTSDFEIAIEEGADVIRVGQAIFGPRPTKDGQYWPGLPLPTSALSE